A stretch of the Porifericola rhodea genome encodes the following:
- a CDS encoding SMP-30/gluconolactonase/LRE family protein — protein sequence MNYRLLIVLLVLASCQRVKISERTYTITEGEKQFISIQGAVDLKDLRWVSVNPMVAQVNDSGYVQGINEGETYVRMLLSAQEQLLDSVKIVVTATDDQKRETEDFTSAGSFTKGIEGPAVDLSGNVYAVNFQKQGTIGKVSPKGDASLFVELPEGSIGNGIRFNSQGEMLVADYKQHNILKIDMSSQNISVLAHGPEMNQPNDIAIMDNDNVFASDPNWSESTGQLWRIFPDGKVELVEANMGTTNGVEVSPDQKTLYVNESVQRKIWAYQLSETGEVTDKRLFAEFPDFGMDGMRCDQEGNLYVTRHGKGTVAILSPAGELIREVQMKGKLPSNIAFGGSEGRSCYVTLQDRGCIETFMAEHPGRSWKRAAN from the coding sequence ATGAACTATAGATTGTTGATCGTACTCTTAGTATTAGCCTCTTGCCAGCGGGTAAAAATTAGTGAGCGCACTTATACAATTACCGAAGGGGAAAAGCAATTCATTTCAATACAAGGAGCGGTAGATTTGAAAGATCTTAGATGGGTTTCAGTCAATCCAATGGTTGCTCAGGTTAATGACAGCGGATACGTCCAAGGCATTAATGAAGGAGAAACCTACGTAAGAATGCTCCTTAGTGCTCAGGAACAGCTGTTGGATAGCGTTAAAATTGTAGTTACCGCAACAGATGATCAGAAAAGAGAAACTGAAGACTTTACCTCCGCCGGTAGTTTTACTAAAGGTATTGAAGGGCCTGCTGTAGATCTTTCAGGAAATGTATATGCTGTCAATTTCCAAAAGCAGGGAACTATAGGCAAAGTCAGCCCTAAAGGAGATGCCAGCTTGTTTGTTGAGCTCCCTGAGGGTAGTATAGGTAATGGAATTCGCTTCAATAGCCAGGGTGAAATGCTGGTGGCTGACTACAAGCAGCATAATATTCTGAAAATTGATATGAGTAGCCAGAATATCAGTGTGTTAGCTCATGGCCCGGAGATGAACCAGCCTAACGATATTGCTATTATGGATAACGATAATGTGTTTGCCAGTGACCCCAATTGGTCAGAGTCTACAGGGCAACTCTGGAGAATTTTTCCTGACGGAAAAGTTGAGCTAGTGGAAGCAAATATGGGCACTACCAATGGCGTAGAAGTAAGCCCAGACCAAAAAACTTTGTACGTGAATGAGAGCGTACAGCGTAAAATTTGGGCTTATCAGCTGAGTGAAACAGGTGAAGTAACTGATAAAAGACTCTTTGCTGAGTTTCCTGATTTTGGCATGGATGGTATGCGATGCGATCAGGAGGGCAATCTGTACGTGACTCGTCACGGTAAAGGAACAGTGGCTATACTTTCACCAGCAGGTGAATTAATTCGTGAAGTACAAATGAAAGGGAAACTGCCTTCTAATATCGCCTT
- a CDS encoding 3-keto-disaccharide hydrolase: MKLLHAFGRNRHLLLMLSVASIMESCGESNQSVPLFNGENLQGWEGKDKYFRVEDQAIVAGRLDEMIPQNEFLCTTRNYENFDLSLNVRLTGEGDNGGVQFRSQRVADSHEVSGYQADIGFIPSAWIKQFPRFRHFANNLEDDIPYPLWGSLYDEARRSRILALGEREIVLENLKPNDWNKLRIRAVNQQIKIWLNDVPISEFIESEGMARTGLICLQVHSGPPLEVWYKDLIIKEL, translated from the coding sequence ATGAAGCTTTTACATGCTTTTGGTAGAAACAGACATCTGCTTTTAATGCTATCTGTAGCTAGCATTATGGAGTCTTGTGGGGAGAGTAATCAATCGGTGCCACTGTTTAATGGAGAAAATTTGCAGGGTTGGGAGGGAAAAGATAAATACTTTAGAGTAGAAGATCAGGCTATCGTTGCCGGAAGGCTGGATGAAATGATCCCTCAAAATGAATTTCTATGTACTACCAGAAATTACGAAAATTTTGACTTAAGCCTTAATGTCAGGTTAACAGGAGAGGGAGACAATGGTGGGGTGCAGTTCCGAAGTCAACGCGTAGCAGACAGTCATGAAGTTTCTGGATATCAGGCAGACATTGGTTTTATACCTAGTGCATGGATTAAGCAATTTCCACGCTTTCGTCATTTTGCCAATAATTTGGAAGATGACATACCCTACCCACTTTGGGGTAGTCTGTACGATGAGGCACGAAGGTCCCGCATACTTGCCCTGGGGGAACGCGAAATAGTTTTAGAAAACCTGAAGCCCAATGATTGGAACAAACTGAGGATAAGAGCGGTAAACCAGCAAATTAAAATCTGGCTGAATGATGTTCCAATTTCAGAGTTTATAGAAAGCGAAGGTATGGCTCGTACGGGATTAATATGCTTACAGGTTCATTCAGGTCCGCCATTAGAGGTTTGGTACAAAGATTTGATTATAAAAGAACTCTAG
- a CDS encoding DUF1697 domain-containing protein, whose protein sequence is MIKQRKHIYIAYLRGINVGGHRKIKMQELKALLNRQGFHELNTYIQSGNLVFYHADKSAGELQTDLETLILQHFGFEVKVLLLSKDEIDHILSSNPYLQDDTDINKLYVSMLDQVPTSEALEHLQSYSFPGDEFTVLGKTIFLYCGNGYGKTKLSNDFFEKKLKQSATTRNWKTMLKMQSMADDLLASELK, encoded by the coding sequence TTGATTAAGCAGCGTAAACATATATACATAGCCTACCTCAGAGGTATTAATGTAGGAGGCCACAGGAAGATAAAAATGCAGGAACTTAAAGCCTTACTCAATAGACAGGGATTTCATGAGCTAAATACCTACATACAAAGTGGAAATCTGGTCTTTTATCATGCAGATAAGTCAGCTGGTGAACTCCAGACAGATTTGGAAACCCTTATTTTGCAACACTTTGGTTTTGAAGTAAAAGTACTACTATTAAGCAAAGATGAAATAGATCATATTTTGAGCAGCAATCCTTATCTGCAGGATGATACCGACATCAATAAGCTTTATGTGAGTATGCTGGATCAGGTGCCCACTTCTGAAGCATTGGAGCATTTGCAAAGCTATAGCTTTCCTGGAGATGAGTTTACAGTACTTGGTAAGACTATTTTTCTCTACTGCGGCAATGGGTATGGTAAAACCAAATTGAGCAACGATTTCTTTGAAAAAAAACTAAAACAGTCTGCTACTACCCGAAACTGGAAAACCATGTTAAAAATGCAATCTATGGCAGATGATTTACTGGCGAGCGAATTAAAGTAG
- a CDS encoding DinB family protein yields the protein MKKSDLSYIPEFYDTYINKVEDELTVNQALRAYDGDWLSKEKDNFLKLGDQVYAPNKWSVKDILQHMIDTERVFNYRTLCIARGERAELPGMDEQLYAQNHQAHKRSLDSLLQEFTLVREATIVMFQHFDKDMMLREGTCFQKKVSVLSLGFTMVGHPIHHLSILKERYYPLIAK from the coding sequence ATGAAAAAATCGGACCTCAGCTATATTCCAGAATTTTACGATACCTATATCAACAAGGTAGAGGATGAATTGACTGTAAATCAGGCTCTTCGTGCCTACGATGGTGATTGGCTTAGCAAGGAAAAAGATAATTTTCTAAAACTAGGCGATCAGGTGTATGCACCAAATAAGTGGTCAGTGAAAGATATACTGCAGCATATGATAGACACAGAAAGAGTGTTTAATTATCGTACGCTATGCATTGCGCGTGGAGAGAGAGCAGAACTACCAGGTATGGATGAGCAACTGTATGCTCAAAATCACCAAGCGCATAAAAGAAGTCTGGATAGTCTTCTTCAGGAATTTACATTGGTAAGGGAGGCAACGATAGTCATGTTCCAGCACTTTGACAAAGATATGATGCTAAGAGAGGGCACCTGCTTTCAGAAAAAAGTAAGTGTGCTTTCTTTAGGCTTTACTATGGTGGGGCATCCAATCCATCACCTCAGCATACTTAAGGAGAGGTACTATCCTTTGATAGCAAAGTAA
- a CDS encoding glutaredoxin family protein — translation MIDSKDKAEADTEQVAQASTILVYGSDECSHCVNFKKKLDSAGYEYTFYDVEKEQKNADEMLLKLQKSGFRGNIHLPVVEVNGNMHVNPELQIIEQAL, via the coding sequence ATGATAGATAGCAAGGATAAGGCTGAGGCTGACACTGAACAGGTTGCACAGGCTAGCACCATATTGGTGTATGGTAGTGATGAATGTAGCCACTGTGTAAACTTTAAGAAAAAGCTGGACTCAGCAGGTTATGAGTACACATTTTACGATGTGGAGAAGGAACAGAAAAATGCAGACGAGATGTTGCTTAAGCTTCAAAAATCTGGTTTTAGAGGAAATATCCACTTACCAGTGGTAGAAGTAAACGGTAATATGCATGTTAATCCGGAGTTACAAATTATTGAGCAGGCTTTATAG
- a CDS encoding aminotransferase class V-fold PLP-dependent enzyme, translated as MYYPRRAFLKQAGTLSASLSALPLLNKEFTPKFEQSRIAHHSPGKLTSDETFWKEVRHYYKVSTDFINLENGYYSLAAEPVLEAQQQHIRKINQIPSMYMRKQQYSDYQKVKQAMADFVGCSQEEIVICRNTTEALDTIILGLKLEAGDEAIMSHQDYGSMLATFDQRARRDGTVNKLIKLPLHPKNDQQIVDAYESAVTERTKVILVTHLINITGQVLPVRAIAEMAHAKGIEIISDAAHSLGHLNFKIPELGCDYLGSSLHKWLGAPLGSGLMYIRKDKIENVWPLFGDDTYADTDIRKFEHIGTHPCSTHLAILDALNFQNKIGLERKEARLRYLKNYWVNQVKEVKGIRINTPFEDHRSSAIANVSVKGLSSAELADQLFDGFKIFTVAIDSEAVKGVRITPHLYNTTQELDQLVSALKKLSA; from the coding sequence ATGTATTATCCCCGAAGAGCATTTCTTAAGCAGGCAGGCACTTTGAGTGCTTCCTTATCTGCCTTGCCACTACTCAATAAAGAGTTTACACCCAAATTTGAGCAAAGCAGAATAGCCCATCATTCACCCGGAAAGCTGACCTCTGATGAGACATTCTGGAAAGAAGTTAGGCACTACTATAAAGTTTCTACTGACTTTATCAATCTTGAAAACGGGTACTACAGCCTGGCTGCAGAGCCAGTGTTGGAAGCCCAACAACAACATATACGTAAGATCAACCAGATTCCTTCTATGTATATGCGTAAGCAGCAATATAGCGATTACCAAAAAGTAAAGCAGGCAATGGCAGATTTTGTGGGTTGCAGCCAGGAGGAAATAGTGATTTGCCGAAATACTACTGAAGCTCTGGACACTATCATATTGGGGCTAAAACTAGAGGCCGGAGATGAAGCTATTATGAGCCATCAGGATTATGGTAGCATGCTTGCTACTTTTGACCAAAGAGCAAGACGAGATGGCACCGTAAACAAGCTTATCAAACTACCACTCCACCCTAAAAATGACCAGCAAATTGTAGATGCCTATGAAAGTGCTGTTACTGAACGGACAAAGGTAATTCTAGTAACTCATTTGATAAATATTACCGGACAGGTGCTACCCGTGAGAGCAATTGCTGAAATGGCTCATGCAAAGGGTATTGAAATAATTTCTGATGCGGCTCATTCACTTGGACATCTTAACTTTAAAATCCCTGAACTTGGTTGTGATTACCTGGGCAGCAGTCTGCATAAGTGGCTGGGTGCCCCCTTAGGTTCTGGATTGATGTATATTCGTAAAGATAAAATTGAAAATGTATGGCCTCTCTTTGGAGACGATACCTATGCTGATACTGACATCAGAAAGTTTGAACATATAGGAACACACCCCTGCTCAACTCATCTGGCCATTTTAGACGCACTTAACTTTCAAAACAAAATAGGACTTGAACGAAAAGAAGCCAGGCTACGCTATCTTAAAAATTACTGGGTTAATCAGGTGAAGGAAGTAAAGGGAATTCGAATTAATACTCCTTTTGAGGATCACCGTTCTTCTGCTATTGCCAATGTAAGTGTAAAAGGCTTAAGTTCTGCTGAACTGGCTGACCAGCTATTTGACGGGTTTAAAATTTTTACCGTAGCAATTGATAGTGAAGCGGTTAAAGGTGTACGTATTACTCCGCATCTTTACAACACTACACAAGAACTTGATCAACTTGTAAGTGCTTTAAAAAAGCTAAGTGCTTAA
- a CDS encoding N-acetylornithine carbamoyltransferase gives MKHFTSVKDVKDMEALLQTAKAVKQSPFADKNLASNKAMCLIFLNPSLRTRLSTQRAAMNLGLDTVVFDMNQGGWNLEFQDGTVMNVDKPEHVKEAAAVIGQYYDIIGIRAFAHLKNRTEDYAELVIKQFQKYAGVPVISLESPVRHPLQSLTDLITIEEHKTVEKPKIVLSWAPHPKALPQAVANSFLEWMIATGQDITLTHPKGYELDDTFTKNVKVTNDQRAAFEGADFIYTKNWSSYQDYGQVLEKGNDWMVSADKMKLTNNAKFMHCLPVRRNVIVADEVIDSEQSIVIQQAANRVVAAQAVLKTILES, from the coding sequence ATGAAGCACTTTACCTCTGTTAAAGATGTAAAAGACATGGAGGCATTGCTACAGACCGCGAAAGCCGTAAAGCAGTCTCCTTTTGCAGATAAAAATCTCGCCTCAAATAAGGCAATGTGCCTTATTTTTCTTAATCCCAGCCTGAGAACGCGCCTGAGTACGCAAAGGGCAGCTATGAATTTAGGACTGGATACGGTAGTTTTTGATATGAACCAGGGCGGATGGAATCTGGAGTTTCAGGATGGTACCGTCATGAATGTAGATAAGCCTGAACATGTAAAAGAAGCCGCTGCAGTTATTGGCCAGTATTACGATATCATAGGAATCAGGGCATTTGCTCACCTTAAAAACCGGACAGAAGATTATGCCGAACTGGTAATCAAGCAGTTTCAAAAATATGCAGGAGTACCAGTAATTAGTTTAGAGTCGCCGGTGCGCCACCCTCTACAGTCATTAACCGATCTAATTACGATAGAAGAACACAAGACGGTAGAAAAACCAAAGATCGTTTTAAGCTGGGCTCCACATCCTAAAGCATTACCCCAGGCAGTAGCCAATTCATTTTTGGAATGGATGATAGCTACGGGTCAGGATATCACACTTACGCATCCTAAGGGCTATGAGCTGGATGATACTTTTACCAAAAATGTAAAAGTGACCAACGATCAGCGAGCTGCTTTTGAAGGTGCGGACTTCATATATACTAAAAACTGGTCGTCTTATCAGGATTATGGTCAGGTACTGGAAAAAGGTAATGATTGGATGGTGAGTGCAGATAAGATGAAGTTGACTAATAACGCAAAATTTATGCATTGCTTACCCGTACGTCGCAATGTAATAGTAGCCGATGAGGTAATAGATAGCGAGCAATCTATCGTGATACAGCAGGCTGCCAATCGGGTAGTGGCCGCTCAGGCAGTGCTTAAAACAATTCTGGAATCCTAA
- the argB gene encoding acetylglutamate kinase, with the protein MEESIKIFKIGGRVIEQPELLRSFLKDFASLPQPKILVHGGGRSATTLADKMGVETKMVEGRRVTDEAMLEIVLMVYGGLNKKITALLQSVGSNAIGLTGADMNVMKAHKRAPEPVDYGFVGDIDEVNAEGLIKLLEDGVVPVMAPLTHDGNGQMLNTNADNIAGSVARGLAKHKKVELYYCFEKKGVMVDPDDDSSLIEKITPDEFVQYKAEGIVVEGMIPKLENAFKTINAGVEKVCIMHYSGIQQVGGDMFEGTTLCLK; encoded by the coding sequence ATGGAAGAAAGTATAAAAATATTCAAAATTGGAGGCAGAGTTATTGAGCAACCAGAACTGCTCAGAAGCTTTTTAAAAGATTTTGCTTCTCTACCTCAACCCAAAATTTTAGTGCACGGAGGAGGACGTTCTGCTACCACTCTGGCCGATAAAATGGGGGTGGAAACTAAAATGGTAGAAGGCCGACGCGTTACCGATGAAGCCATGCTGGAAATCGTTCTTATGGTATATGGTGGGTTGAATAAAAAAATTACCGCATTACTACAATCTGTGGGTTCTAACGCTATCGGACTAACTGGGGCGGATATGAATGTCATGAAAGCTCATAAACGCGCTCCAGAGCCGGTTGATTATGGTTTTGTGGGTGATATAGATGAGGTAAATGCTGAAGGACTGATCAAACTTCTGGAAGATGGGGTAGTGCCGGTGATGGCTCCTCTAACTCATGATGGCAATGGGCAAATGCTTAATACCAATGCTGATAATATTGCCGGAAGTGTGGCTCGTGGTCTGGCTAAACATAAGAAAGTAGAGCTTTATTACTGTTTTGAAAAGAAAGGAGTAATGGTAGACCCTGATGATGACTCCAGCCTTATAGAAAAAATTACACCTGACGAATTTGTGCAATACAAAGCCGAAGGTATAGTGGTAGAAGGCATGATACCAAAATTGGAAAATGCTTTTAAAACTATAAATGCGGGAGTAGAAAAAGTCTGTATCATGCACTATAGTGGTATACAGCAGGTAGGTGGCGATATGTTTGAAGGAACAACATTATGCCTGAAGTAG
- a CDS encoding M20 family metallo-hydrolase, whose translation MPEVAAQQAHQLADKAITLLQKLIATQSLSKEEDKTADILAQYLQNEGMEVHRLLNNVWVKSNDFDPNKPTILLNSHHDTVKPASTYTRDPYSPDIVEGRLYGLGSNDAGGALVCLLHTFLALNEQTDRAYNLIFAASAEEEISGKNGIAALLPELGKIDLAIVGEPTDMQMAVAEKGLMVIDGHAKGKSGHAARNEGVNALYIALEDIQKLREFRFPKQSPTLGDIHISVTQIESGTQHNVVPDSCSFVVDVRTHEQYTNQEVFALLQQELKSELKARSFRLNSSGIPMDHPIVRKGSQMGLTTYGSPTLSDQALMSGFPTLKMGPGFSERSHTADEFILTDEIREGIRIYLALLQNLSI comes from the coding sequence ATGCCTGAAGTAGCAGCACAGCAAGCCCATCAGCTGGCAGACAAAGCGATAACATTACTGCAAAAGCTGATAGCTACCCAATCTTTGAGTAAAGAGGAGGATAAAACTGCCGATATTCTGGCTCAATATCTTCAGAATGAAGGAATGGAGGTTCACCGACTACTGAACAATGTCTGGGTAAAATCAAATGACTTTGATCCCAATAAGCCTACTATCCTGCTAAACTCTCATCATGATACGGTTAAGCCTGCTTCAACTTATACGCGCGACCCGTATTCACCTGATATCGTAGAGGGCAGGCTTTATGGTCTGGGAAGTAATGACGCTGGAGGTGCATTGGTTTGTCTGCTTCATACTTTTCTGGCATTGAACGAGCAAACAGATCGTGCCTATAATTTGATTTTTGCGGCCAGCGCCGAAGAAGAAATTTCAGGCAAAAATGGTATCGCTGCCTTACTGCCTGAGTTGGGTAAAATAGATCTGGCAATTGTAGGAGAACCTACTGATATGCAAATGGCAGTCGCTGAAAAAGGGCTTATGGTTATTGATGGACATGCCAAAGGTAAGTCTGGTCATGCTGCCCGTAATGAAGGTGTAAACGCACTTTACATTGCGCTTGAAGATATACAAAAATTAAGAGAATTTCGCTTTCCTAAACAGTCGCCTACCTTAGGTGATATACATATTTCAGTTACTCAGATTGAGTCGGGTACTCAGCATAATGTAGTGCCGGATAGCTGTAGCTTTGTGGTGGATGTACGTACGCATGAGCAGTATACCAATCAGGAAGTTTTTGCCCTGCTACAGCAAGAGCTAAAATCTGAGTTGAAAGCACGTTCTTTTCGCTTAAATTCTTCGGGTATTCCAATGGACCATCCTATAGTGCGAAAAGGTTCACAAATGGGTTTGACGACCTATGGCTCACCAACATTATCTGACCAGGCACTGATGAGTGGTTTTCCCACTCTTAAGATGGGACCAGGCTTTTCAGAGAGGTCGCACACTGCGGATGAGTTTATATTAACTGATGAAATAAGAGAAGGTATCCGCATTTATTTGGCATTATTACAAAATCTTAGCATTTAA
- the argH gene encoding argininosuccinate lyase: MKIWDKGFSIDKRIETFTIGKDRELDVWLAPFDILGSMAHSRMLHKIGLLSDEELEQLLGGLKEIYAQVEKGEFEIEEGLEDVHSQVELMLTRKLGDVGKKVHSGRSRNDQVLLDLRLYIRHEIQTIVDLSTKLFDTLIRLSEKHKNVLLPGYTHTQVAMPSSFGLWFGAYAESLVDDLTVLQAAFRVANQNPLGSAAGYGSSFPLDRSMTTKLLGFDSMSYNVVYAQMGRGKVEKTVSFALASIAATLGKMAADVCLYMSQNFGFITLPDHLTTGSSIMPHKKNPDVFELIRAKANKLQALPNEVTLIITNLTSGYHRDLQLVKESFLPAFEDLKDCLSICEYMLNHVEVNKNILDDDMYKYLFSVEAVNQEVLKGVPFRDAYKKIGAEIASGNYRPDKDLKHSHEGSLGNLCNDKIAEKMEKATAAFDFSQVEKALSELLTY, translated from the coding sequence TTGAAAATCTGGGACAAAGGTTTTTCCATAGACAAGAGAATAGAAACTTTTACCATCGGCAAGGACCGAGAACTTGATGTATGGTTAGCACCCTTTGATATTTTGGGTTCTATGGCACATAGCCGTATGCTTCATAAAATAGGTCTTTTGTCTGACGAGGAACTTGAGCAACTACTGGGAGGGCTTAAAGAAATATATGCACAGGTAGAGAAAGGGGAGTTTGAGATTGAAGAAGGTCTGGAAGATGTCCACTCTCAGGTAGAACTGATGCTTACGCGCAAGCTGGGTGATGTTGGTAAAAAAGTGCATAGTGGTCGTTCCCGCAACGACCAGGTGCTGCTTGATCTACGCCTGTACATTCGGCATGAGATACAGACTATTGTAGATTTGAGCACAAAACTGTTTGATACATTAATCCGTCTTTCGGAAAAACATAAAAATGTGCTGCTCCCCGGCTATACCCATACTCAGGTGGCTATGCCATCTTCTTTTGGCTTGTGGTTTGGCGCTTATGCTGAAAGCTTAGTAGATGATCTTACCGTGCTTCAGGCAGCATTTCGTGTAGCTAACCAAAATCCCTTAGGTTCAGCGGCAGGTTATGGTAGCTCTTTCCCTTTGGACCGTAGTATGACCACTAAGCTTCTGGGCTTTGATAGCATGAGCTACAATGTAGTATATGCGCAAATGGGTAGAGGAAAAGTTGAAAAAACAGTAAGCTTTGCTCTGGCTTCAATAGCCGCTACTTTAGGCAAAATGGCAGCTGATGTTTGCCTGTATATGAGTCAGAATTTTGGTTTTATTACTTTGCCCGATCACCTGACCACTGGGTCGTCTATTATGCCACATAAAAAGAACCCTGATGTATTTGAGCTAATCCGGGCCAAAGCCAATAAGTTACAAGCTCTACCGAATGAAGTAACTCTGATTATTACCAATCTTACTTCTGGTTATCACCGTGATTTACAATTGGTAAAAGAAAGCTTTTTGCCAGCTTTTGAAGATCTCAAAGACTGCCTGAGTATTTGCGAGTACATGCTGAATCATGTAGAGGTCAACAAAAATATTCTGGATGATGATATGTACAAGTATCTGTTTTCCGTAGAAGCAGTAAATCAGGAAGTCTTAAAAGGTGTTCCCTTCCGTGATGCTTACAAAAAAATAGGAGCAGAGATAGCATCTGGTAACTATCGGCCAGACAAGGATTTAAAGCATAGCCACGAAGGAAGTCTGGGCAATTTGTGTAATGATAAGATAGCGGAAAAGATGGAAAAGGCAACTGCTGCTTTTGATTTTAGCCAGGTAGAGAAAGCACTCAGCGAACTCTTAACCTACTAA
- a CDS encoding RidA family protein produces the protein MSILQKLETLGLVLPEPPAPGGNYVSVNIRESIAYLAIQFPILNGEFKYQGRLGNDLTTEDGYQAMKMCALNVIAQIHHKVGFERVSGLNHIDAYYQAVENWDEAPKVVNGASDLFVNVLEDKGLHSRAIFGVHKLSRNFSVGLTASFTLLH, from the coding sequence ATGTCAATACTACAAAAACTAGAAACTTTGGGGCTTGTGCTTCCTGAGCCTCCTGCTCCCGGTGGAAATTATGTCTCTGTTAATATCAGAGAGTCTATAGCCTATCTGGCCATTCAATTCCCTATTTTAAACGGAGAATTTAAGTACCAGGGAAGATTAGGAAATGATTTAACAACTGAAGATGGATATCAGGCTATGAAGATGTGTGCCCTCAATGTGATAGCCCAGATTCATCACAAAGTAGGTTTTGAGCGAGTATCAGGACTTAATCATATTGATGCCTATTATCAGGCAGTAGAGAATTGGGATGAGGCACCTAAAGTTGTAAATGGTGCATCTGATTTGTTTGTAAATGTACTGGAAGACAAAGGCTTACATTCCAGAGCTATATTTGGTGTTCACAAACTTTCCAGAAATTTTAGTGTAGGGCTTACTGCCAGTTTTACCCTTCTACACTAA
- the purQ gene encoding phosphoribosylformylglycinamidine synthase subunit PurQ, with protein sequence MKFGIVLFPGSNCDEDLYYVYKEILQQNVVKLWHKDTDLQGCDFILVPGGFSYGDYLRSGAIARFSPIMDAVIEHANKGGYVLGICNGFQILTEAGLLPGTLLKNKEQKFVCKNAYIRPVSKSALMTASLDHNKAYKIPVAHADGRYYAPDEVIKSLEDNDQILFQYCNDACGLDDLSNFNGSVNAIAGITNKEKNVFGLMPHPERASDEALGNTDGRALLESFLEKSIA encoded by the coding sequence ATGAAATTTGGCATTGTTCTTTTCCCCGGCTCCAATTGTGATGAAGATCTATATTATGTTTATAAAGAAATACTGCAACAGAATGTAGTTAAACTCTGGCATAAAGATACTGACCTTCAGGGTTGCGACTTTATATTAGTACCTGGAGGCTTCTCTTATGGTGATTATCTTCGCTCTGGAGCTATCGCTCGCTTTTCTCCTATCATGGATGCCGTAATTGAGCATGCCAACAAAGGTGGTTATGTGCTGGGTATCTGCAATGGTTTCCAGATCCTGACAGAAGCTGGCCTTCTTCCTGGTACTTTGCTAAAAAATAAAGAGCAGAAGTTCGTTTGTAAAAACGCTTACATCCGCCCTGTTTCTAAATCCGCTTTAATGACGGCCTCTCTGGATCATAACAAGGCTTATAAAATTCCTGTAGCTCATGCCGATGGACGCTACTATGCACCAGATGAGGTTATCAAGTCTTTGGAAGACAACGATCAGATATTGTTCCAATACTGCAACGATGCCTGCGGCTTAGATGACTTGAGTAATTTTAATGGATCAGTAAATGCCATTGCGGGCATTACCAACAAAGAAAAGAATGTTTTTGGGCTTATGCCTCACCCCGAACGTGCCTCCGACGAAGCTTTAGGTAATACAGACGGACGTGCATTGCTAGAAAGTTTTCTGGAAAAAAGCATAGCCTAA
- a CDS encoding thioredoxin family protein encodes MKWYYVIISVLALGIGLSASIMRESGYQVGDYATDFSLESVNGEMVSLADYEEAKGFIVVFTCNTCPYAKMYEQRIIKLHKAYAEQGYPVVAINPNCPERSPGDSMSEMQNRSKNKNYPFAYLQDKSQETSRTYGATNTPQVYLLNKEEKGKLKIAYIGTIDNNYKDATKADVHYVQDAVDALIAGEKIPQTKTKAIGCTIKWKMT; translated from the coding sequence ATGAAATGGTATTATGTAATTATTAGTGTGCTGGCTCTAGGTATTGGGCTAAGTGCAAGTATTATGCGGGAGTCTGGCTATCAGGTAGGTGACTATGCTACTGACTTTAGCCTGGAAAGTGTAAACGGGGAGATGGTTTCTTTAGCTGATTACGAGGAGGCTAAAGGTTTTATTGTCGTTTTTACCTGCAACACCTGTCCTTATGCCAAGATGTATGAGCAGAGAATTATCAAATTACACAAAGCCTATGCAGAACAGGGATACCCTGTAGTTGCGATTAACCCCAATTGTCCGGAGCGCTCTCCGGGTGATTCCATGAGCGAAATGCAAAACCGTTCAAAAAACAAAAATTACCCATTTGCCTATCTACAGGACAAGTCACAGGAAACCAGCCGCACATATGGTGCTACCAATACCCCCCAGGTTTACCTGCTAAATAAAGAAGAAAAGGGAAAACTTAAAATTGCCTATATTGGTACAATTGATAATAACTATAAAGATGCAACCAAAGCTGATGTACATTATGTACAGGATGCGGTTGATGCACTGATAGCGGGAGAAAAAATTCCTCAGACAAAAACCAAAGCTATTGGCTGCACTATTAAGTGGAAAATGACTTAA